The genome window TTCCCGAGGTGAGCACCATGCGGAAGACGCCGCCCGGAGGCGTCGCGATGGCGGGACCCAGCTTGCGCTTCACGGTGATGCGTCGGTCGCCCGTCTTGAGCGGCGCGATCTTCACGAGCGTGATGCCGCCCTGCGCCCCGGTGTTGTCGACGTAGCGCAGCTGGCCGCTCGGCAGCGTCATGAAGCCCGTGTTCGGCAGCGTCGCGGTGAAGAACGCGTTGCTGGGATCGGCCTCCGGCTCGGTCCACAGGTCGAGCGTGAGGCCGCTCGTGGCCGGGTCGAAGCCCGCCGGCAGCGCGAAGGTGCCGACGAAGCGCATCTGCGTCCGCCCGGGATTGAACTTCACCTTCGAGACCGTTCCCGAGCCGCACGAGTACGGGTTTTCCGCCTGCGCCCCCACCGCGCCGAGCAGGAGGATTCCAGCCAGCAGCACACGTGTCCGCATATGCGGCGGACGCTACCACGGCGGGCCTCGCCCGCGTCAACTCGAAAATTGCGGGATTTCGGTCGCGAACGTCGTCCCGTCGAGCACGATGACGGGATGGACGGTGCCCGCGTCGAGCTGCGTCACGGCCGCCGGCCCGACGAGGAGCCCGGCGCCCGCGGCGAGCGACGAGAGGATCCCCGAGCCCTGCGCTGCGCCGGCGACCGCGACCCATTCGTCGCCTTTGCGCGCGAGGCGCACGCGCACGAACTCGGTCAGGTTCGTCGCCTTCTTCACGGGCGCGGCGAGGCGGGCGCGCACCACGGGCTGGTGGATCGCACGATGTCCGGCGAGCTTTCTGAGTGCCGGCCACACGTACACCTCGAAGCAGACGAGGGCGGAGACGGGGTTGCCGGGCAGGCCATAGAGCAGCCGGTCGCCGAGCCGTCCGAAGGTGAGCGGCTTCCCCGGCTTTTGCGCGACGCGCCAGAACAGGCGCTTCACGCCGACCGCGTCCAGAGCCTCCTTCACGAAGTCGAACTCGCCGACCGACACGCCGCCGGTCGAGAGCACGACGTCGGCGTTCGCCATCGCCTCTTCGAAGCGGGCCCGGATGTCCTCGAAGCGATCGCGGGCGATCGGCAGCACGGTGGGCGTTCCCCCGGCCCGCGCGACGGCGGCCGCGAGCACGTAGGCGTTGCTGTTCACGACCTGCGCGGGTCCCGGCGTCTGATCGATCTCCACCAGCTCGGCGCCGGTCGACACGATCGCCACCCGGGGCCGGCGATGCGCGAGCACCGTGCCGACACCGATCGACGCCAGGACTCCGAGATCGGCCGGCCCGATGAGCGTGCCCCGCGCGAGCACGATCTGCCCCGGCGTGATGTCCTCGCCGCGCGGGCGGACGTTCGCCCCCGCCTTCACCGGCACGCGGATCGTCACGACGCCGTCCCCCGTCTCGGTGTCCTCGACGCGAACCACGGTGTCGGCGCCGTCGGGAACGACGCCGCCGGTGAAGATCTTGACGGCCGTGCCCGGCGCGACGCGCTCGGTGAGGAGCGAGCCCGCCGGCACCGTACCCACGATGCGGAGCCGCGCCGGCGCCGTCGCGACGTCGCTCGCGTGCACCGCGAAGCCGTCCATCGCCGAGTTGTCGGCGCCGGGCACCGCGCGGTTGGAGATGACGTCCTCGGCCGCGACGCATCCCAGCGCCTCGGCGAGCGGCAGCCGGGATGCGCCCAGCACCGGCGTCGCGTCCAGGATGGTCGAGATCGCCTCAACGACCGAGATCACGCGCCCGGGTTAGCGCGCGCGGCGTCGCGACTCAACGCCGCTGGACACGCCGGACGACGGGCGCTACGGGGCGCTCATGCCGATGCCCCGCGATCGCATCGCCCGCCTGCGCGGACTGCGCTTCCACCTGCTCGACTGGGGCACGGACGGCGCGCCGCCCGTCCTCTTGTTGCACGGCGCGGCGCAGACGGCGCACAGCTTCGACGAGGTGGCGCCGGAGCTGGCGCGCGACCATCACGTCGTGTGCCTGGACCAGCGCGGCCACGGCGACACCGACTGGGCGCCGCGCTACCTGCGCGAGGACTTCACCGGCGACATCGAGGCCGTCCTCGACCACCTCGGCTGGCGCGAGGCGACCCTGGTCGCGATGAGCCTC of Candidatus Eisenbacteria bacterium contains these proteins:
- the glp gene encoding gephyrin-like molybdotransferase Glp, which encodes MISVVEAISTILDATPVLGASRLPLAEALGCVAAEDVISNRAVPGADNSAMDGFAVHASDVATAPARLRIVGTVPAGSLLTERVAPGTAVKIFTGGVVPDGADTVVRVEDTETGDGVVTIRVPVKAGANVRPRGEDITPGQIVLARGTLIGPADLGVLASIGVGTVLAHRRPRVAIVSTGAELVEIDQTPGPAQVVNSNAYVLAAAVARAGGTPTVLPIARDRFEDIRARFEEAMANADVVLSTGGVSVGEFDFVKEALDAVGVKRLFWRVAQKPGKPLTFGRLGDRLLYGLPGNPVSALVCFEVYVWPALRKLAGHRAIHQPVVRARLAAPVKKATNLTEFVRVRLARKGDEWVAVAGAAQGSGILSSLAAGAGLLVGPAAVTQLDAGTVHPVIVLDGTTFATEIPQFSS